CAGCCGCGCAGGTGCTCCAGGGGCAGCTCGGTACTGGACAGCACCTGGTTGAGCACGAAGCTGGAGCGCACGCTGGTGACGCCCTCGATGCGGGTCAGCTGGCCGAGGAGGAATTTCTGGTAGTGGTCCATGTCCGGCACCACCACCTTGAGCTGGTAGTCGGCGTCCATCCCGGTCACCAGGCTGCATTCCAGCACCTCCGGGCACTGGCGGATCACCGCCTGGAAGTGCTCGAAGCGTTCCGGGGTGTGGCGGTCCATGCCGATCAGGACGAAGGCGGTGAGCGACAGGCCGAGTTTCTTGCGGTCCAGCAGGGCGACCTGGCGCAGGATATAGCCATCGTCCTCCAGTTGCTTGACCCGCCGCGAGCAGGGCGACGGCGACAGGCCGATGCGCTCGGCCAGCTCCTGGTTGGAGATGCGCGCATCGCGCTGCAGTTCGGCGAGGATGCGCAGGTCGTAGCGGTCCAGTTTGTTCATGGTGCGGCTTCTTTGTGTTCTGATTGCGCAGATCAATTTATCAGTGATTGAAAATTGCGCAAGAAGGCTTGTTGTCAGCAATATTCGCAATCATTAGGTATGTCTGGCTGGTTAAGCTTTCCCTCAGTTTCATGGCCCGGACGACACGTCCAACCGCGCCGCCCAATCAGGCGCCGCGGCGCCGGCGACCCTACCGGGTCGTGCAGGCTCCCGGGTCCGCACCGCCCAACCAGGCGGGCGAGGAAAGCGGCGACACGATCGCCTGTGCCGGACACGAAAAAGGGGAGGCCTGGTGCCTCCCCTTTTTCTTGCCCGCGAATCAGGCCAGACCGCTCAGGCGCAGCAGCCACCAGGCGAGGATCAGCATCTGCGCCAGCAGGCCGGCGAAACGCAGCCAGACCAGCAGCGGGCTGGTGCCGATCAGGTGCATCGCCGACTGGAACAGGCGCGCGCCCAGTAGCACCAGCGCCAGCGGGTCGGTCAGCGCGGTCTGCCCGGCGTGCATGGCGTAGAGCAGCACGGCGGCCTGCAGCGGCAGGTTCTCCAGGCAGTTGGCGTGGGCGCGCACCAGGCGCTGGCCGAAGGCGCTCGGCGTGTTGCTGCCGTCCGGGGCGAAGGCGTTGACCTTCATCCGTCCACCCAGCACCAGCAGGCCGCGTTGGTTGATGATCAGGAACACCAGCAGCAGCGGCCAGGCGACCAGGCCGAGCAGGGCGATGGCGGAGGGGGAAAGATTCATGGCGGCACCTCGTGTTGTTGTTATGCCGCGCAGTCTAGGACTATTAGAGTAATTGCTCTAGTTCATTCTTGAGGCTGCCCCCGATGCATCTTTACCCAGGTTTTACTCTGCCTGGCGCGGCGATCGGGGAGGCTGGCGCCAGGATTTTCTGGATGCTCCCTCATGCGCCAAACCCTGGTGATCGCCGATATCTGCCTGCTCCTGTTGCTCGGCCTGACGCCGCTGCTTCCCTGGCCGTCAGCCGGGGACGACTTCGCTCGGGTCGGCGTGCACCAGCACCTCGGCGCGCGGGAACTCGGCGCGGATGGCCTGCTCGACCTGCACGCACAGCTCATTGGCCTGGCGCAGGCTGAGCTCGCTCGGTAGTTCCACATGCAGCTGGACGAACCAGTGGGTGCCGGAGATCCGTGTGCGCAGGTCATGGGTGCCGAGCACGCCGGGCACGCCGCAGGCCAGCAGGTGCATGCGCTCGCTCAGCTCCGGGGCCAATGCCTGGTCCATCAGCACCGCCACTGCCTCGCGCACGATGCTGATGGCGCTCCACAGGATGTAGGCGGCAATCCCTAAGCCGAACAGCGGGTCCAGGCGCTGCCAGCCGAGGCCGGCCAGCACCAGGGCGAGCAGGATGCCGCTGTTGAGCAGCAGGTCGGAGCGGTAGTGCAGGGAGTCGGCGCGCACCGCCGTGGAGCCGGTGACGCGCACCACGTGGCGCTGGAACAGCAGCAGGGCGACCGTCATGGCCAGCGACAGCAGCATCACCGCGATGCCCAGCGCCTGGGCGCCGAGCGGCTGTGGGTGTTGCAGGCGCTCGATGGCTTGCAGCGCCACCAGCACCGCGCTGGCGCCGACGAACAGCGCCTGCGCCAGGCCGGCCAGGGCCTCGGCCTTGCCGTGGCCGTAGCGATGGTCCTCGTCGGCCGGGCGCAGGGCGTAGTGCACGGCGATCAGGTTGAGCAGCGAGGCGGCGCCGTCCAGCAGCGAGTCGGTGAGACCGGCGAGCAGGCTCACCGAGCCGCTCAGCCACCAGGCCACGGCCTTGGCCAGGGCCAGCAGCAGGGCGGTGGCGAGCGCCGCCCGGGTGGCCAGGCGCATCAGGTGCGCATGTTGCGGCAGTGGCGTCATGGCAGCTCGGGCAGGGCGTAGATGTAGTCCAGCACCGGCGCCGGGCGGCCCATCGCGGTCAGCGCGGCGCTGATCTGGCCGCGATGGTGGGTGCCGTGGTTGACCAGGTGGGTGACGATCTCCAGGCGCGAGCGCTGTTGCGCCTCGCCGGCCATGTTGCGGTAGGCGACCGGGGCCAGCAGCTCGACGTCGACCAGTCCTTCCAGGTGGTCGCGCCAGGCGGCGACGCCGGCCTCCAGGTAGTTCTCCAGCGCGGCGCGCTCGGCCACCGCCTCGGCATCCAGGCGGGCGAACGGCTGCGCCTCGTCGCGCACCCGCGCCAGCCAGATGCGGTCGGCCACCGCCAGATGGTTGAGGGTGGCGTGGATGCTGCCGAAGAACAGCCCGCAGGGCGCGCGGTACTGCTCCTCGTCCAGGCTCGTCAGCTCGCCGAGCAGGCGCGCATAGGCCCAGCCGTGATAGGCCAGCAGGCGCTGCAGGTGAGTGGCGAGATGCTGCATCAGGCCTCCGCGCGCAGGCCGTAGGCGGCCAGCTGCTCGATGCTGCCACTGTGCTGGATCAGGCGCGGATCGTCCAGCGGCAGGTCCAGGCCGATCTCCTGCTGCAGGATGGCCTTGAGTCGCGCATGGTCGATGCGTCCGTCGCTGCCCAGGGCTTCGCGCAGTTTCTCCGGGGCGACGCTGTACTGGTCGCTCGGCAGGTAGATGGCGCCGGTGGCGAAGTCGATGCCGAAGGCGATCAGCCCGGGGATCACGTAGAACAGGATGCCGACGGCGTTGAGGCCGGCCACCAGCGGGTCGATGCGACCTTCGATCTGGCCGCGGCGGTCGGGGAAGAACAGGGTGCCGCAGGCGGTCAGCTGGGTGACCAGGGAGAGGGCGACGACACTGCCGATGATGCGGGTCTTGCTGGGCATAAGCACCTCCGAAAAATGAGGGCGGCACTATAGCAAGGCCGCCATTGCAGTTGGATGCGCGGGCGCCGTCGCGGTTCGTATAATCGCCGGCCAACCGGAGAAGCCATGAACCGCCTGCCCATCGACGACGTACTGCCCGCCCTGCGCGCCGCCCTGGCCGAACGCCACGAGGCCGTGCTGGAGGCGCCGCCCGGCGCCGGCAAGACCACCCGCGTGCCGCTGGCCCTGCTGCACGAGCCCTGGCTCGCCGGGCAGCGCATCCTCATGCTGGAGCCGCGCCGGCTGGCCGCGCGCGCCGCTGCCGAGCGCCTGGCCAGCGAGCTGGGCGAGCAGGTCGGCGAGACGGTGGGCTACCGCATCCGCCTGGACAGCAAGGTCGGCCCGAAGACCCGCATCGATGTGGTCACCGAAGGCATCCTCGCCCGCCGCCTGCAGGACGACCCGGCGCTGGAGGGCGTCGGCCTGGTGATCTTCGACGAATTCCACGAGCGCAGCCTGGATGCCGACCTGGCCCTGGCGCTGACGCTGAACGGCCGCGAGCTGCTGCGTGACGAGCCGCTCAAGGTGCTGCTGATGTCCGCGACCCTGGAGGGTGAGCGCCTGTCCGTGCTGCTCGGTGACGCGCCGGTGGTCTCCAGCCAGGGCCGCATGCACCCGGTAGAGACGCGCTGGGGCGCGCCCTGGCAGCCGGGCGAACGCATCGAGGCGCGGGTGGTGCAGACGGTGCTGCAGGCCCTGGCCGACGAGCCGGGCAGCCTGCTGGTGTTCCTCCCCGGCCAGGCGGAGATCCGCCGGGTGCATGAGCAGCTGCAGGAGAGCCTGGGCCAGCGCCCCGAGGTGCTGCTCTGCCCCCTGCATAGCGAGCTGGAGCTGTCTGCCCAGCGCGCGGCCATCGAGCCGGCTCCGGCCGGCCAGCGCAAGGTGGTGCTGGCCACCAACATCGCCGAGACCAGCCTGACCATCGACGGCGTGCGCGTGGTGGTGGACGCGGGTCTCGCGCGGGTGCCGCGCTTCGACCCGGCCAGCGGCATGACCCGCCTGGATACCCAGCGCATCTCCCGCGCCTCGGCCACCCAGCGCGCCGGCCGCGCCGGGCGCCTGGAGCCGGGCGTGTGTTATCGGCTGTGGTCGCAGAGCCAGCACGAGCAGCTGGCCGCCTATGGTGCCGCGGAAATCCTCCAGGCTGACCTGGCCGGCCTGGCCATGCAGTTGGCGCGCTGGGGCGTGCAGCCGGGCGAACTGGCCTGGCTCGATGCGCCGCCGGCCGCCGCCTTCGCCCAGGGCCGCGACCTGCTGGCGCGCCTCGGCGCTCTGGATGCACGCGGCGCGCTGACGGCCCACGGCCAGGCCATGGCCGAGCTGCCGGCGCATCCGCGCATCGCCCACCTGCTGCTGCGCGGCCAGGCCCTCGGCCTCGGCGCGCTGGCGGCGGACCTCGCCGCGCTGCTGTCCGAGCGCGATATCCTGCGCGGCGGCGGCGCCGACCTGCACAGCCGCATGAGCCTGCTGTCCGGCGAGTCGCGCGCCGTCGGCGGCGCGCGCGGCGGCGTGCAGCGCGCGCGGCAGCTGGCCCGGCAGTTTCGTTCCTATCTGCGTGGCGCGCCGAGTGAGGCGGTGGCCGATCCCGAGCATCCGTGCTGGCTCGGCGCGCTGCTGGCTTTCGCCTACCCGGATCGGGTCGCCCGCCAGCGCAAGGCCGGTGGTGGCGACTACCGCCTGGCCAACGGCCGCGCCGCGCAGTTCGGCGAGGCGGATGCACTGATGAAGCACGAGTGGCTGGTGATCGCCGATCTCGGCAGCCGCCAGGGCCAGCGCGAGGAGCGCATCTACCTGGCCGCCGACCTCGACCCGGCGCTGTTCGACGCGGTGCTGGCCGAGCAGGTGAGCGTGCGCGAGGAGCTGGAATGGGACGAGCGCGAGGGCGTGCTGCGCGCCGAGCGCCAGCGTCGGGTCGGCGAGCTGGTGCTCAGCCGCGAGGCGCTGAGCGGCCTGGACGAGGCCACGCGCGGCCGCGCGCTGCTCGGCCTGGTGCGGCGCAAGGGTCTGGAGCTATTGCCCTGGACCCCGGAGCTGCGCCAGTGGCAGGCACGGGTGGCGCTGCTGCGGAGCCTGGATCTAAAGCAGAAGGGTGAGAGCGAGTGGCCGGACCTGTCCGACACTGCGCTGCTGGCGACCCTGGAGGACTGGTTGCTGCCATTCTTAAGCAAGGTCAGCCGCCTCAGCCATTTCGCCAATCTGGACATGCCGGGCATGCTCGCCGGCCTGCTGCCCTGGCCGCTGCCGCAGCGTCTGGACGAGCTGGCGCCGCGGCACCTGCAGGTGCCGTCCGGCTCGCGCATCGCCATCGATTACTCTGAGTCGCCGCCGGTGCTGGCGGTGCGCCTGCAGGAGCTGTTCGGCCTGGCCGCCACCCCGCGCATCGCCGGCGGCCGCCAGGGCGTGCTGCTGCATCTGTTGTCGCCGGCGCGCCGTCCGGTGCAGGTGACCCAGGACCTGGCCAGCTTCTGGGCCAACACCTATGCCGAGGTGAAGAAGGACCTCAAGGGTCGCTACCCCAAGCACTACTGGCCGGACGATCCGCTGGTGGCCGAGCCGACGGCGCGGGCCAAGCCGCGCGGCACCTAATCCAGCGCGAGGTCTTCGCCGGCCGCGCGCAGTTCCTCGTAGGCGCGGTCCAGGGCCTCCAGCAGCTCGGCGCTGCCGGCGGCGCTGCGCGAGGCGATCAGGCGCAGCTGCAGGTTCTGCAGTTCGGTGTAGGGCAGCTCTGTCAGGCCCAGGGTGCGGCTGGCCTGGCGCACCGGGTCCTGGTAGTCGAGCAGGTAGTCGCCGCGTTGGCGCAGCAGCATCTCCAGGGCCGACAGGTGGCTGCTGGTGCGGTGCAGGCGCAGTTCCAGGCTGCGGTCGGCGAGCAGCCGGTTCACCGCCGGCCAGTAGCTGTAGCCACTGATCAGGATGATGCCGCGGCCATGCAGATCGTCGGGAATCCGCGGTGCCGGCTGTCCCGGCCGGGCGTACAGGGCCAGCTTGATCTCGCCGATGGCGTTGCGCGCCTCGAAGGTGTGACCGTCCAGCTCGGTCTTGCCGCCGGCGCCTGGCCACAGCTGCACGCTGCCATCGCGCAGGCCGGCGTACAGGCGGGCGTTGGGCAGCGAGCGGTATTGGCCGCGATAGCCGGCATGGCGCAGCAGGCGTTCGGTGAGGACGAGGATGGAGCCGCGTGGCAGGCCGTGCTCGTCGGTCCAGGAGTAGGGGGGAATTCGTAGTAGCCGACGCTGATGGCCGGCTCCGGCGCCTGTTGCGCCTGGGCAGGGGCGCAGCACAGCCACGCCAGCAGGACAGTGAGAAGGGTCTTGCGCATCGGGTACCGCGCGGCTGATGCCGTCTTGTTGTGCGTTTTCACCCGAGCATGGCGAGCTAGGGGCGCTTTGTCCAGCCTGACGGCTATGCTCAATCCAGTCGGATGGTTGGCCGTGGGGGGGCTTATGTATCGCAAGGTGTTCGCCAGCAAGGTTTTCGAGCGCAAGGTGGTGCTGATCACCGGGGGCTGCGCCGGCATCGGCCGCGCCCTGGCCATGCGCTTCGCCCAGGCCGGGGCGCGTCTGGTCATCCTCGACCTGCAGCGCGATGGGCTGGACAGCCTGGTGCAGCACCTGAGCGATCATCACAACTGCGAGGCGCTCGGCCTGGTCTGCGACGTGGCCGATGCGCAGGCGGTGCAGCGCGCCGTGGCGCAGGCACTGGAGCGTTTCGGTGGCATCGACGTGCTGGTCAACAACGCCGGCATCACTCATCGCAGCACTTTCGCCGAGACCGAGATGGCGGTGTTCCAGCGCATCATGGCGGTCAACTACTTCGGCGCCGTGCACTGCACCAAGGCGGCGCTGCCCAGCCTGATCGCCCGGCGCGGCCAGGTGGTGGTGCTCAGCTCGCTGTCCGGCTTCGCCCCGCTGCTCTACCGCAGCGCCTACAACGCCAGCAAGCACGCCCTGCACGGCCTGTTCGAGACGCTGCGCGCCGAGCTCAAGGGCTCGGGGGTCAACGTCATGCTGGTGTGCCCCGGCTTCACCGCCACCGACCTGCGCAAGAACGCCCTGGTCGGCGATGGTTCGGTGAGTCAGCAGCCGCCGCTGGCCATCGGCAAGGTGGCCTCGGCCCAGGACGTGGCCGAGGCCATCTACCGTGGCGCGCTCAGGCGCCGGCGCCTGCTGGTGCTGTCCAACGTCAACTGGCGGGCACGCCTGCTGGCGCGCTTCTTCCCGCGCCTGTTCGAGCGGGTGCTGCTGCCGCGCCTGTCCGGGCTCAAGCCGGGCAGCGTGCCGCGCTGAACTCAGTGGCTGTGCGGTTCGACGTACAGCTCGTAGACCAGCTCCATGTCCCAGTAGGCCGCCTCGATCTTGTGCCCGTCGAGGTCGCGGACGAAGCAGCCGTAGTAGGGCTCGCCGTAGTGCGGGCGCGGCCCGGGCGGGCCGTCCGGGCTGGCGCCGGCGGCCAGGGCGGCGTCATAGAAGGCGTGCACCGCCTGCTTGTCCGCGGCGACGAAGCCGAAGTGGGTGCCATTGCCGACATTCGCCGGCTGGCCGTCGATCGGCGTCTGTACCCAGAATTCCGGGTATTCGCGGCCCCAGGCCACGGCACCGGGGTGCTCGAGGATGCGCTTGCAGCCGAGGGTGGCCAGGACCTTGTCGTAGAAGGCCACGGCCCGTTCGAACTGATTGGTGCCAATGGACACGTGCGAGAGGATGCTCGGATTCTGTTCGGACATGGAGATCTTCCCTGGGGTTACGGAAGTCCCAAGCCTAGCAAAGGCACGGAGGATTTCCTGTCGATCGGGTCAACTGCTGTGGCTGTCCTCGGTCGGCTGCTGGCTGCACAGCATGAAGCAGCGGAACAGCACCACGGTGGAGAACAGCTGGAGGAAGCCGTTGACGATGTCCAGCAGCAGGCTGCCAACCGGGTCGGGCTGCTCGCCGAGCAGTTGCAGGGTCCAGTCGTCCAGCAGCCACAGCGGCACTATGACCAGCAGCACGCAGGCCAGCAGCGACCAGAAGTGGCCGATGCTGAGCAGGAAGCTCTCGCGCATCGCCTGTAGCGGCGCCAGGCCGCGCAGCACCAGCAGGTATTCGGAGAAGGCCAGCTTGACCATCAGGTACAGGGCCAGCGGCAGAAACAGCGCGCCGCCGAGCATGATCAGCAGGGTGCTCAGCCCGGCCAGCACGGCGAACGACGGCCACAGCGGCAGGCTGGCGGCCAGCAGGTTGCGCGTGGCCGGGCGCTGGCCCTGGCTGCGCGCATCGAGAAACAGGATCAGCGCCGCGCTGTACAGCGGGTAGAAGAACAGCCCGACCAGCAGCTCGTAGGCTGGCGAGTGGGCCGGGTCGACCAGGCTGGCGACCAGGGCGCGCACCAGACACTCGGCGGCGATCAGCGGCAGGCACAGCGGGGCGATGCTGGCCAGGTGGCGGCTGAAGAAGTGCAGGGCATCGCGCAGAACGGTCAACGGATTCATCGGCAGGCATCGCGGCAGTACTACTGGATTCACTTTAGCCGATGGCCGGGGGCGACGAAC
This DNA window, taken from Pseudomonas alcaligenes, encodes the following:
- a CDS encoding Lrp/AsnC family transcriptional regulator; this encodes MNKLDRYDLRILAELQRDARISNQELAERIGLSPSPCSRRVKQLEDDGYILRQVALLDRKKLGLSLTAFVLIGMDRHTPERFEHFQAVIRQCPEVLECSLVTGMDADYQLKVVVPDMDHYQKFLLGQLTRIEGVTSVRSSFVLNQVLSSTELPLEHLRG
- a CDS encoding MAPEG family protein, coding for MNLSPSAIALLGLVAWPLLLVFLIINQRGLLVLGGRMKVNAFAPDGSNTPSAFGQRLVRAHANCLENLPLQAAVLLYAMHAGQTALTDPLALVLLGARLFQSAMHLIGTSPLLVWLRFAGLLAQMLILAWWLLRLSGLA
- a CDS encoding cation diffusion facilitator family transporter; its protein translation is MTPLPQHAHLMRLATRAALATALLLALAKAVAWWLSGSVSLLAGLTDSLLDGAASLLNLIAVHYALRPADEDHRYGHGKAEALAGLAQALFVGASAVLVALQAIERLQHPQPLGAQALGIAVMLLSLAMTVALLLFQRHVVRVTGSTAVRADSLHYRSDLLLNSGILLALVLAGLGWQRLDPLFGLGIAAYILWSAISIVREAVAVLMDQALAPELSERMHLLACGVPGVLGTHDLRTRISGTHWFVQLHVELPSELSLRQANELCVQVEQAIRAEFPRAEVLVHADPSEVVPG
- a CDS encoding DinB family protein — its product is MQHLATHLQRLLAYHGWAYARLLGELTSLDEEQYRAPCGLFFGSIHATLNHLAVADRIWLARVRDEAQPFARLDAEAVAERAALENYLEAGVAAWRDHLEGLVDVELLAPVAYRNMAGEAQQRSRLEIVTHLVNHGTHHRGQISAALTAMGRPAPVLDYIYALPELP
- a CDS encoding polyribonucleotide nucleotidyltransferase, whose protein sequence is MPSKTRIIGSVVALSLVTQLTACGTLFFPDRRGQIEGRIDPLVAGLNAVGILFYVIPGLIAFGIDFATGAIYLPSDQYSVAPEKLREALGSDGRIDHARLKAILQQEIGLDLPLDDPRLIQHSGSIEQLAAYGLRAEA
- the hrpB gene encoding ATP-dependent helicase HrpB is translated as MNRLPIDDVLPALRAALAERHEAVLEAPPGAGKTTRVPLALLHEPWLAGQRILMLEPRRLAARAAAERLASELGEQVGETVGYRIRLDSKVGPKTRIDVVTEGILARRLQDDPALEGVGLVIFDEFHERSLDADLALALTLNGRELLRDEPLKVLLMSATLEGERLSVLLGDAPVVSSQGRMHPVETRWGAPWQPGERIEARVVQTVLQALADEPGSLLVFLPGQAEIRRVHEQLQESLGQRPEVLLCPLHSELELSAQRAAIEPAPAGQRKVVLATNIAETSLTIDGVRVVVDAGLARVPRFDPASGMTRLDTQRISRASATQRAGRAGRLEPGVCYRLWSQSQHEQLAAYGAAEILQADLAGLAMQLARWGVQPGELAWLDAPPAAAFAQGRDLLARLGALDARGALTAHGQAMAELPAHPRIAHLLLRGQALGLGALAADLAALLSERDILRGGGADLHSRMSLLSGESRAVGGARGGVQRARQLARQFRSYLRGAPSEAVADPEHPCWLGALLAFAYPDRVARQRKAGGGDYRLANGRAAQFGEADALMKHEWLVIADLGSRQGQREERIYLAADLDPALFDAVLAEQVSVREELEWDEREGVLRAERQRRVGELVLSREALSGLDEATRGRALLGLVRRKGLELLPWTPELRQWQARVALLRSLDLKQKGESEWPDLSDTALLATLEDWLLPFLSKVSRLSHFANLDMPGMLAGLLPWPLPQRLDELAPRHLQVPSGSRIAIDYSESPPVLAVRLQELFGLAATPRIAGGRQGVLLHLLSPARRPVQVTQDLASFWANTYAEVKKDLKGRYPKHYWPDDPLVAEPTARAKPRGT
- a CDS encoding bifunctional lytic transglycosylase/amino acid ABC transporter substrate-binding protein; this encodes MAVLRPCPGATGAGAGHQRRLLRIPPYSWTDEHGLPRGSILVLTERLLRHAGYRGQYRSLPNARLYAGLRDGSVQLWPGAGGKTELDGHTFEARNAIGEIKLALYARPGQPAPRIPDDLHGRGIILISGYSYWPAVNRLLADRSLELRLHRTSSHLSALEMLLRQRGDYLLDYQDPVRQASRTLGLTELPYTELQNLQLRLIASRSAAGSAELLEALDRAYEELRAAGEDLALD
- a CDS encoding SDR family oxidoreductase, translated to MYRKVFASKVFERKVVLITGGCAGIGRALAMRFAQAGARLVILDLQRDGLDSLVQHLSDHHNCEALGLVCDVADAQAVQRAVAQALERFGGIDVLVNNAGITHRSTFAETEMAVFQRIMAVNYFGAVHCTKAALPSLIARRGQVVVLSSLSGFAPLLYRSAYNASKHALHGLFETLRAELKGSGVNVMLVCPGFTATDLRKNALVGDGSVSQQPPLAIGKVASAQDVAEAIYRGALRRRRLLVLSNVNWRARLLARFFPRLFERVLLPRLSGLKPGSVPR
- a CDS encoding VOC family protein → MSEQNPSILSHVSIGTNQFERAVAFYDKVLATLGCKRILEHPGAVAWGREYPEFWVQTPIDGQPANVGNGTHFGFVAADKQAVHAFYDAALAAGASPDGPPGPRPHYGEPYYGCFVRDLDGHKIEAAYWDMELVYELYVEPHSH